The following coding sequences lie in one Pectobacterium sp. A5351 genomic window:
- a CDS encoding CopG family transcriptional regulator, giving the protein MKKTKKPAVALTSLIEEAEQRHQRVLQGLADVDARRVVNHADMQAFITRLKKA; this is encoded by the coding sequence ATGAAAAAAACGAAAAAACCAGCGGTGGCGCTTACTTCTTTGATTGAAGAGGCAGAACAGCGTCATCAGAGGGTCTTACAGGGACTTGCTGATGTTGATGCTAGGCGTGTTGTAAATCACGCTGATATGCAGGCATTCATCACCAGACTGAAGAAAGCCTAA
- a CDS encoding helix-turn-helix transcriptional regulator, translating to MNTVYPLKTLNQLRPLLIGFRKAKGLTQKDVSERLGVTQQTYARLEANPGSASIERLFKVLTVLGVEVVLSSGPRVHFSMSSSTMEEPEKPIDSPARREKW from the coding sequence ATGAATACAGTCTATCCGTTGAAAACCTTGAATCAGTTGCGCCCATTGTTGATTGGCTTTCGCAAAGCTAAAGGACTGACGCAAAAAGACGTGTCTGAAAGGTTAGGTGTAACACAACAAACCTATGCCCGTTTGGAAGCAAACCCTGGAAGTGCCAGTATTGAGCGCTTGTTTAAAGTGCTCACCGTTCTGGGGGTTGAGGTGGTGCTGTCTTCTGGACCAAGAGTACATTTCTCTATGTCATCCTCAACAATGGAAGAGCCAGAAAAGCCAATAGACTCACCCGCCAGACGGGAAAAATGGTGA
- a CDS encoding type II toxin-antitoxin system HipA family toxin: MPRTQQRLAIWMNGIQVGFWEKTRGEDRLQYLPEWIADEQGRPLSLSLLFTPGNQLWRGNVVRDYFDNLLPDSEGIRRRLATRYHADSLEPFDLLAELGRDCVGAIQLLNGNEEPTDLFSVNYRPLCEAEIATILRNTTAALLPGRQDDTDDLRLSIAGAQEKTALLWHERQWCLPEGSTPTTHIFKLPLGLVGNMQADMSTSVENEWLCSLILKEYGIPVAKTQIAQFEDQKVLVVERFDRRWSSDQQWIIRLPQEDMCQALGVSPLRKYQSDGGPGISDIMTILSHSEQAEQDKAQFFRAQIIFWLIAATDGHAKNFSITIEPQGRYHLTPLYDVLSAWPVIGPRNNQISWQKCKLAMAVRGSSNYYHLYRIQRRHWVNHGELTGLGRRQVEAMMDDIISRTPEVIERVSSLLPESFPPELAECVFDGMRQQCGRLQELHRK, translated from the coding sequence ATGCCTCGAACACAACAGCGTTTAGCAATATGGATGAATGGAATTCAAGTGGGATTCTGGGAAAAGACCCGGGGCGAAGATAGATTGCAATATCTTCCCGAATGGATCGCTGATGAACAGGGAAGACCTTTATCGCTTTCTTTGCTTTTCACCCCCGGTAATCAGCTTTGGCGCGGCAATGTGGTACGCGACTATTTTGATAATTTATTGCCTGACAGCGAAGGTATACGCAGGCGTTTAGCAACGCGTTACCACGCTGATAGCCTTGAGCCTTTTGATCTGTTGGCTGAGCTGGGAAGAGACTGTGTTGGCGCAATACAGTTACTGAATGGTAATGAGGAGCCCACAGATCTATTTTCCGTAAATTATCGCCCACTTTGTGAAGCTGAGATCGCCACTATATTGCGTAATACAACAGCGGCATTGCTGCCAGGTCGGCAGGATGATACTGACGATTTACGTTTATCGATTGCCGGTGCGCAGGAAAAAACGGCTTTACTCTGGCATGAAAGGCAATGGTGTTTGCCAGAAGGGAGTACCCCTACGACGCATATTTTCAAGTTACCACTCGGGCTAGTGGGTAATATGCAAGCGGATATGAGTACGTCGGTTGAAAATGAATGGCTGTGTTCTTTGATCCTTAAGGAATATGGAATTCCTGTTGCAAAAACACAGATTGCGCAGTTTGAAGATCAGAAAGTATTGGTTGTTGAGCGTTTTGACAGAAGATGGTCAAGCGATCAGCAATGGATCATTCGCTTGCCACAAGAGGATATGTGTCAGGCTCTGGGTGTTTCCCCGCTACGAAAATACCAGTCTGATGGTGGGCCGGGGATTTCCGATATTATGACCATACTGAGTCATTCGGAACAGGCTGAGCAGGACAAAGCGCAGTTTTTCAGGGCGCAAATTATTTTCTGGCTGATAGCGGCTACTGATGGGCACGCCAAAAATTTCAGTATCACTATTGAGCCACAAGGTCGCTATCACCTTACGCCGCTTTATGATGTTTTATCGGCATGGCCGGTCATTGGTCCGCGTAATAACCAGATTTCCTGGCAGAAGTGCAAGCTGGCAATGGCTGTTCGGGGTAGTAGTAATTATTACCATCTGTACAGAATTCAACGGCGGCATTGGGTCAATCATGGTGAATTAACTGGTCTGGGTAGACGACAGGTTGAAGCCATGATGGATGATATTATATCTAGGACACCTGAGGTTATTGAACGTGTATCTTCGTTGCTGCCTGAGTCATTCCCACCAGAGCTTGCGGAATGTGTTTTTGACGGTATGCGACAACAGTGTGGTCGGTTACAAGAATTGCACCGTAAATAG
- a CDS encoding helicase RepA family protein has product MYTPLVRTDSATPAFNTALPLRKGSDGFDTRQDYLIKGYLPSSSVASAYGASGSYKSFLAVSWGCHIATGKPWAGKPVTQGAVIYVVGEGGIGVPRRIRAWEQTLNGGSPIDALYRVDCPIFPASPESVQQVIRAARDVKVASGMPVRLIILDTLARCFGGSDENAAKDMGAFIQGCDAIKAATQATVLIIHHSGKDQDKGARGSSAFRAALDVEFNVRREDDGGALILSCTKMKDAEEPPRRAYDLNAVDLYVDDDGDQITSLVLNDEGREVREDEAASDPDLAGIPRLTENHFALWQAIRSRTANGEGCTRSLVRDDMRAMGFDVNKKFTRWLDKLEKDGLIAFEGERITPLSQRNKVGD; this is encoded by the coding sequence ATGTATACGCCTTTAGTCCGCACCGATTCCGCTACACCGGCCTTCAACACCGCCTTACCCCTGCGCAAAGGCTCTGACGGTTTTGATACGCGGCAGGACTACCTGATTAAAGGCTATCTGCCGAGTTCATCCGTCGCCAGCGCTTACGGTGCCAGCGGCTCATATAAGTCGTTTCTGGCGGTATCGTGGGGATGCCACATCGCCACCGGCAAACCGTGGGCAGGCAAGCCGGTGACACAGGGTGCGGTGATTTATGTTGTTGGTGAAGGTGGGATTGGCGTTCCCCGCCGTATCCGGGCATGGGAGCAGACGCTTAATGGCGGTAGCCCGATTGACGCGCTGTATCGTGTCGATTGCCCGATTTTTCCGGCCAGCCCGGAGAGCGTACAGCAGGTGATACGTGCCGCACGCGATGTGAAAGTCGCCTCCGGTATGCCAGTTCGTTTGATTATTCTGGATACGCTCGCCCGCTGTTTTGGCGGTTCGGATGAGAACGCAGCTAAAGATATGGGCGCATTCATTCAGGGATGTGACGCGATTAAAGCGGCAACACAGGCCACGGTGCTGATTATCCATCATTCCGGTAAAGATCAGGACAAAGGGGCGCGGGGATCCAGCGCCTTCCGTGCTGCGCTGGACGTAGAATTTAACGTCAGGCGTGAAGATGACGGCGGCGCGTTGATCCTCAGTTGCACCAAGATGAAGGATGCGGAAGAACCACCGCGTCGTGCCTATGACCTGAATGCCGTCGATCTGTACGTGGATGATGATGGCGACCAGATCACCTCGCTGGTGCTGAACGATGAAGGCCGTGAAGTCAGAGAGGATGAGGCTGCCAGCGATCCCGATTTAGCCGGTATCCCACGGCTGACGGAAAATCATTTTGCGCTGTGGCAGGCTATTCGCTCACGCACAGCCAACGGTGAAGGCTGCACCCGCTCATTAGTACGGGATGATATGCGGGCAATGGGCTTTGATGTAAACAAGAAGTTTACCCGCTGGCTGGACAAGCTGGAAAAGGATGGCCTGATCGCCTTTGAGGGTGAGCGAATTACGCCACTATCGCAACGAAATAAGGTGGGGGATTAA
- a CDS encoding ash family protein, whose product MMHCYFFLAGDLRYTADAAAKSAAGIGVPNKCLVPEYACYAHCCSGTHRAVPAMVARAGAPQGAPVARLSGNANPVRATTLEVGVSGGSCLRSYSLEAALWLRSFPFSTRNLSLFLRGYIMYDPTPLTLEELVDHCRALAYAIIELDNALAKELLIFILWERLNQLNDALQAEVADDE is encoded by the coding sequence ATGATGCATTGTTATTTTTTTCTGGCGGGCGATTTACGATATACTGCTGATGCTGCGGCAAAATCCGCAGCCGGAATTGGCGTTCCGAACAAATGTCTGGTGCCTGAATATGCGTGTTATGCGCATTGCTGTTCAGGCACGCATCGAGCCGTACCTGCAATGGTGGCTCGTGCGGGGGCTCCGCAAGGAGCGCCGGTAGCCAGACTGTCCGGTAACGCCAACCCCGTACGGGCTACCACCCTTGAGGTTGGCGTCTCTGGTGGTAGCTGTCTAAGAAGCTACAGTCTGGAGGCTGCCTTATGGCTACGATCCTTCCCTTTCTCTACCCGCAATCTTTCTTTATTTCTGCGGGGGTACATCATGTATGACCCCACTCCCCTGACGTTAGAAGAACTCGTCGATCACTGTCGGGCGCTGGCCTACGCCATCATTGAACTGGACAACGCGCTCGCGAAAGAGCTGCTGATCTTTATCCTGTGGGAACGTCTGAACCAGTTGAATGACGCGCTGCAAGCGGAGGTGGCTGACGATGAGTAA
- a CDS encoding helix-turn-helix transcriptional regulator has protein sequence MTDNTLIRLSSVMKKTGLRKSWIYLLMKQGDFPQTVKIGTRSVAWVESEVNDWIAARISQRGEAKP, from the coding sequence ATGACGGATAACACGTTGATTCGCTTATCGAGTGTGATGAAAAAAACCGGCCTCAGGAAATCATGGATTTACCTGCTGATGAAGCAGGGGGACTTCCCTCAGACGGTCAAAATCGGTACTCGCTCGGTAGCGTGGGTGGAAAGTGAGGTGAATGACTGGATCGCGGCACGTATCAGCCAGCGCGGGGAGGCTAAACCATGA